Below is a genomic region from Virgibacillus dokdonensis.
ATGTAATCATGCCAAACAAAATAATTGATACCAACCATGCGCCACCATACCCAAGGCCCATAGATGTAGCTAATGAAATAGGTGCAAAGCTCGGTAAATCTTCTGTCCAAAAAGGAAGATGTTTTGCGCCAATGGTAGACCCAATAATAAAAAACAGGAGTGTTACAAACATAACCGTTCTCCCCCCACCAACAGCGTAAAGTGTCCCTGAAGCACATCCACCACCAAGTTGCATGCCTATCCCAAATACGAAAGCTCCAACTAGTAAGCTAATACCAACAGGCGAAACATAGCCGTTTACTTCTGCGCCAAAAAAAGAATAACCGTAAGCAAGAATTGGGGCAAACAACGTAACTGCTACAGCAAGCATGAGCATATGAGAACGTAATGCTTCTCCATTACCTACAGACATAAAACGTCTAAACGCAGAAGTAAAACCGAAACGTGCGTGAAACAATGTGTAACCTAATAACAAACCAAGTAGTAACAAAATTGGCTGGGTGATTTCCTGAGTAGTAAATAAATATATTCCAAGGAGAAAAGCAACAATGATTCCGCCTGTAATGAAAGTAATTTGTGGTTTGTTTAATTGAAACTGATCCGTACGTACAGGGTTTTTCACTTCACTAACTGGTTGAACTTTCATCAAAAACACCCTTTCCTTATAAAATTAGTCGGAATTAATTTATAATAATACATTCTACACAAATATGTGTCAATACTTTTTAGAAAAATTTGGCTTGTCGCTAATCTTTATAGCCGAAACTGTAGTTGTTGTTATACGATACACCTCTAGACTTTCTTATCGTGTAAATAATACTAGAAAAAACTTCACTTCTCAAAATCGCTGTAACTAGCCTTCTCTACAGTTTTAAATTCTATCTCTTTCAAAGCAGAAAACAGCACGATTAATAATCCATAGCCCCCTAAGTTATATACATAATTTATTTGCTATATGGAAAATCTACGTATAGCAAAGGAGGAAGTTACATGTCTGAACAAAACAAAAACCGTAACAAAGACAAAAATAAGCAAAACAATCAAAATAAACACAATAA
It encodes:
- a CDS encoding YeeE/YedE family protein encodes the protein MKVQPVSEVKNPVRTDQFQLNKPQITFITGGIIVAFLLGIYLFTTQEITQPILLLLGLLLGYTLFHARFGFTSAFRRFMSVGNGEALRSHMLMLAVAVTLFAPILAYGYSFFGAEVNGYVSPVGISLLVGAFVFGIGMQLGGGCASGTLYAVGGGRTVMFVTLLFFIIGSTIGAKHLPFWTEDLPSFAPISLATSMGLGYGGAWLVSIILFGMITWITIVVERKKQSPKMASVPSEKGWKRILRGSWPLLAAAVVLAVLNALTLMTRGTPWGITSGFALWGSKIAALIGVDVASWGYWQGGNAQALQASIFADSTTVLNFGVILGAFIASAAGGLFKFTRLNLKNVAASVIGGLLMGYGARLAFGCNIGAYFGGIASFSLHGYIWGILALGGTFIALYVRPLFGLSVPKSKDSFC